Sequence from the Drosophila subpulchrella strain 33 F10 #4 breed RU33 chromosome 3R, RU_Dsub_v1.1 Primary Assembly, whole genome shotgun sequence genome:
GGAATCTCCAAGTCCCAGTTGCTTCGATCGCTGGGCAGCTGCGTTAGTAGCTGTGCTCCTCTGCAGGAGCAGCGGGTATCCTTCCTTAAAGCGGCATTTGAAACCATTAATAAGCTGACGTATCCTAATGAGTATATCAACTGTGTGGAGACTTGGGCCGTCTTTGTATCCCAGTATTTTACGGTTAGTTTGATATAGGTTCTTAATTTAATGTTataataaactattttttacaGATCCATGAGGTCAACCGACTGCTGGGAGAACTGAATGCACGGATGTGTCTTGGCAAAGCCTATGAAAAGCACTATTCCcaattgcaaaatattttaaccagGATAATGCAAAACTATCGCAGCATTGAGCTGCTACTAATACAGCCTAATTTTCTGCCCTACTTGGATCTCTTTCAAAAGGAATCGGTAAAAGTTGAGGTGTGCAAGAACATCCTCAGTTTTTACAAACAGAATAGTGAGGAATACACCTGCGACGCAGTCGTGACGAACGCCTTGATGTATATCGGAAAGATTTTAAACGATTCTGTAAAGTGAGTAttctaataatataaaaaaaatgttgtaaaataattataaccCTATTCCAAAAGTGCCCTGTCCGTGGAGGATGAGCGCCGACAGATTTCCCAGCTCATCAATGTCTTCATTCATAAGGTTCACTTCGGGCGCGACTTGGAGCAGCAACTCAGTTTCTATGTGGAGGCGCGCGGAACATTTAGCAATCTGGATGCTGTCTATGTGACTCTGGTTCATGCGGCCTGCAAATTAGCCACGCGCAATCGTTCGAAGTCAACGGGTTTCATCAAGGCCTGCATCGCCTACTGCTTCATTACCATCCCCAGCATTGGAGCTGTCCAGCAGCAAATGAATTTATATTTGCTCTGCGGTCAGCTGGCTCTGCAGCATCTCTGCCTGGGTCAAGGCTAGTATTAACTTGGATGTATCTGTGGATTTTAAACTAATATTGACTTCAACTACAGCTGATGCTTGCTTTGAGGCCGCATTGCAGTTGGTAAATGACCTGCCCGCAGCCACTGTGGACTTCGATGGAAAGCCCCGTAGCTTGGAGCGCTTTCTGGTTTCGTACATGTGCAATGTGTTGGCCACATTGATCGTGGTGCCGGATAGCCCGGAACAGGGAGTGCTATATTTCCTTCGTCTGCTGCTGGAGGTGGTCGGCAGACATGAATTCAAACCGGACAGCACGGCACCGAGTATCATCTATCTGCATTCCCTCGACATGCTCTATGTGCAGAGCCTGGAAAAGTTTCCTTATCATATTGAAGGAGGTACGATTTGTTTTCCATACATTTACTATTTATACttaattgttttaatttgctttttattttacaGTGGTGTCCAATGACGATTTGTATGGGCATGATCCCAAGTTCTTGCAGGAGGTAAATAATTTGTGTGCTCAGGTTGTCGATGCCATCCTGCTGCAGCTTAAAGCACTGAGAGTGGCCCAGCAGCAACGATCGCAAGCGGAGCTAGCCCTGGAACTTTTCCTAAGGATCGTGCGATATGCAGACTTGGAGAGGGAAACTATAGCTCAACTGGCAGTTAATCTATGGCTCCTTGCCAACAAGGCTCAATCACAATTGGATGTGAAGACATTAGTATGttgaattttatttcttatctATACTTTATTTACTATGAGTCTGTCTCCTTTGCAGCCCCAAACCCTGCGCAGTGTAGAAATCGTGTACAAACAAATAAAGGATGCTTCACCCACGCGGGCTCAGGCTATTGCCAAACTGCTCCTGCGCATGCGCAACAGCTGAGGAGAAATGAGCTTGTAAGAACTATTTCTATTCGCTGagattatatattcttatgTGCATGAATCTTTTACGGATTTATTGCATAGAACCGCTATCCCGCGTTTGTGCTTTTTCAACCTTGACAAGGAACTGACAAATTTTGTATTACATTTCTGTGCAATTACGAGTATGTTATATCGTTTAAAGACTTACATTTTGACCCGCAAACTCAAGATAGTTTTACACAGATAATAAAATGCATATTTAGTAGATggtttcatttaaataaaacaacttGATTATGGTGTTTGTAAAAGCGCAATTTTTCAATGcgtttattaaattatttattgctCTGGCCCGTTCAGTACAGTCCATTTAGCAAGTTAAGCTGTGCGTTACCAAGTTTATAcgcttttataatttaaaattgtgAGGGACAGCTGGTATAAATTGTATTACGTTTACATTGTTGCAGCTGGCGTAAAAGTGGCATTTACATTGAATTACGGATGAGAGTGTAAAAATACGATGTACATTTGTGTATTTCTATTCTTTTTGGTAGTTTAAAACATTTGAGGCATTCTGTCGTTTGCAATTTACAAATAAATGGCTAAAAAACTATGGCTGACAGGTGAGAATACCGAACTAAAATCCACAAACTTAGACGAAAGCTCTATAAATATTGAAGATACATGAGAGATGTATCACTACGTATGTATATTAGTGTTAAtgttaatatatatatgtgtatggGTACGTCTTGATCACATACTATATAAACGATTTTCTTGAGGGTCTTAAATTAATTACATCAATCAAAAAAGGGTATTTTCTTCATATTGTGTTTTCTGATATTATTCGTttcttattattaaattggtaaacagatatataaaattaatttttagttaaggctattattttttcttcaaCATGCGAACTAAATAGGGTATTTGGCGGAAATCTAACAATATGATTAAAGTATTTAACAATCTATTTCCTGtaaaataacaaaacaaattaattggCACTTTCTGCGTAACTatctaaataaaaaacaaaaacgtaAACTGGAAATTTATTACAGACCCTGAAGACCACTGTTTGTACATATAAGATAGAACTACCCATATGTGAGTgagaaaaatgtataaaaagcttAGTCTGCAGTCTAGCGATTCCTCGTTTTTTAGAAATTCGTCTCCTTAAACTCCTTGGATTGCAGCACGGGGGAAAGAGCTCCTCCGTCGCCGTTATCGTTTCCATTATTGTGATCCTCTCCACCGCCCACCGTGTAGGCCATCACAGTGGCATGGTCCAGTTTTCCAGGCAGGGCTACAAAGGCGCTGCTATCCACAACCCGCTTCCTGGCCGCCCGATGCTGCATGCGATTCAGCTGCACTTCCCGTTTGGCGCCATCTGGACCCGTCGAGAGTTTGTAGAAGAGCTCCCTCTGCTCCAGGGTCTTTCTCCTGGCGGACGTGATCATCCTGACGAAATCGATGAGCAAGTGACAGAGCCTTCGGGCCGAAACGCAGGGCGAAAAGGTGCCGTTGATGCCGTAGCTGAGCAGATCCTCCAGGCGGTACAGAGTGAGAGCATGTCGTTGAGGGCCGGTGACCAAGGGCAGCCCAGAGATAGACTTCGGAATGCGCTGAAGAGCTACTGCAGGCGGTGGAGGCGATGCCAGTCCCTGACGCGGTTCAATGAGAGTTTGCGAACGCATATACTTCGGACGACTAGGCGCATTGCTGGGCGGACTGCTCGCCTTGGACTGACGAGCTGGACGCGTGGGCGGCGTCGAGGGATGTAGGCGGGCATAGATCGCAGAAGCACTCTTGTTCTGCCTTTTTGGAGCTAAGCTACCAGGTTTCCCCTGACCCGCCGTCTGAAGCTTGACATCTGGCGTCCATGCCTCGGCGAACTTGCCCACAACGGGATCGAAATTATCGCTGATTCCATCAGAGGTGAGGAACACAATGTCGCCGCTTTCGATGCAGGTCATCGAAAAGGTGAGATTGCTCAGCTCCGGCTTGTTTCCATCCGCCGGTCCCAAGGCCCCCAGTGCGTCACGCATGTCCCGCATGGAGCTGATGTCGTGGGAGGCCTGCGTGAGTTCCCGAACTCCATGCTTCTTGGAGTACACGTAGCCCAGGGAATCACCCACGTTGCACGAACAGACGACATATTTGCCCGGCGCTCCGTCCAGCGGCAGCACCACAGCAATGGTCAGCGTGGACAGGGCTCCCCCAACCTCCAGTATGCAGCCGTGTCCCTCCCACAGACTCCGCAGTAGACTCACGAAAACCTCTTGGGTGGTGGTGGCCCGACATTCCAGTGCCTGGCCGAAGACCGCTCGATCCAGGTAGTCCAGACATCCATGGACAGCTGAGCGGGCGGCCAAGCGGGCGCCATCACCCCAGTTGACGCCATCTGCCAGAGCCATGGCAGCTGAATCCCCGCGCACCACCATTCCGTAGCAGTCGGCGATGGGATTTCCCATGGGTTCTTTGGTCAGCATGTTGGTCTCGTAGAGGGACACTGAGATTCCATATGCAAACTCGCACTCCATGCGCCAGTTCTCCACACCAGCGATCAAAGGAGCTGAAGCAGATCCCGCCTGGTTGCTCACAGCCTCGAGGAGCAGGCGCTCCCGCTCCGAGTTGGAATCCCCATCCGTCGAAGCCTCAGTCTTTGCGTTCAACAGGTTCTTGTTGTTCTGATCGTTGTTGTTGACCTTACCAACATCGCCGCCCGTAGATGCCGCCGCCAGATTGGCTATGCTGCTCTTGGAATTCTTGCGGGAACGCATTCCCGAAGCAGGAGCGGATCCGGATGGCTGCTCCGTGCTACTCTGTCTCCGGGATGCAGACGGCGGTCGTCCGAATTTGCTGGTCAGTCGTGTGGAGTTCTGCGTGGCCGGCTGAACCGGCGGAGAACTCTTCCTAACCCCATAGCAATCATCGTTCTCCTGCTGCGTATCAATGAAGTCGATGTCGTCCGCAAAGCTGGTGCTCAGGTGCAGTTTGGAGCGCTTAATTCCAGTGAGTCCCTCATCCGGTCCTGTGCAGGCGGCTGTGATGGAGCAGGTTCCGGCTTCGTAGGGGTTCAACTTGAGAACGGGCATGTCTGTGGGATTCTGGCCATTGTAGATCTCTGGACCCTCCACAAACTGTCGCTGCATGCGACTGTGGGTTAAAGGAAGATGAGTAAACAACTATCCTCCACTTTCATTCTGCTATTTACTCACCCCTCCAGGTATTTGGTAATGAAGCTGCCATCGTCATCCTCGTGCTCGCTGGCCCGCCGGCGACCCTCGCGAGGCTCCGCGATGAAGCTCAACTGGCGGAAGTAAGTGGTGACCTTCTGGCGCAGCGACGGCATCTTGAGCCGAGAAGCTCCCTCCTCCAATTAGGGTCGACTTAATTGCCAGAGATGGAGGGAGGGAGGAGCTAAAAATGGATGCTGCGCAGCTGACCAGCAGTTCGTTCACCTCATCAGCGGCAATTGTTGTGGGAGTTGAGTCACTCCAAACGAATCCAGTCGCCTGCCCTGCAAAGAGAGTTTAATTAGAAGCTTCATTTAATTATCAATAAATTATGCAATTAAATGGGCCAGAGCAAACACGAAAAGAATTACGAACAAAATGCAGTGGCAGCCGCATAACTGGCATTATTCCCCCTCCATTAACCGCCTGCTCCTAATGACGGGATGTGCTTTTTAGTTGCCGCAGGGTCTGCATCCTTTCCCTGGCCACACAAAAGTCCCTTCCCGCATCAGAAGCAGGAGccggagcaggagcaggaagCCAGGGGAGGAATACAACCCTGAATGGGCTTTCAGTCAACTCATTGCAAATGCACGAGACACTGATGCGGACTCAGAAATCCCATCCTTCCTTCGGGTTTCGGATGACATGGCTTTTAGCAGGGCTCTCCGCATGTGAGTTGAAACAGTGATGCCAATTTGACCCTTTGCCATAAGAATTTAGAATACTTTTCCGTAGTTTATGTAGTTATAAGGTGCGTTTTATAGAGAACCAGTTAAAATTGATCGGAAAGATAATGTGCCTTTTTTCTCGACCTCATTTCCAAGCATAAACGCactatattttaatttctctTTCAGATAAGTAACATATATCGAGCAAAACAACATCGTTTTACTACAGCCTTATCTGGTTgttgatatttttataaagatggGGTATCACCATGTATAAAACCCGTTCCAGAGCTAAACTTTGATTAGTCCTGGGTTTTAGATGAGAGAATGGCATCACTGATGTGCTTATGATTAATGAATGGACAAACCAACTGCCTAGGGCGACCTGCAACTCCAGCAGATGTTGAGTTTTCGAATTCTGACAGCTTCAAGTTTTGTTTAAACGGAAAGATGATATCATATAAGGGTGAAAAAAGAGAATAATGCTGGCAAGAAACACTTTCAAGGCCTGCTATGAAATTATCTAACTCTCCGCCGCAATAGCAGACTTTTAATTGCCATATTAGAGCATTCAACTACCTTATCCATCCTCGTAAACAATGCACAACCACATCAAGCTTTTTTCTCGGCGAGATTACAATGGATTGCAAACACACAATAAATGCTAATCCTCAACAGCAATTACTGCGAAGATGCTTTTCCTTAACCGCTGTACACAAAAcgatttatataaatgataaaaaaaaacaaaaaagtcaGTACTGAAAGTAGTTTCGTTGATGGGGGCAATTATTGAAGAAGGCGCGATGCTGCTGAAATTTTCACAAAAGCTTGAAGtatatgtacagtgtacacaaataaaataaaacacgcAATAAAGCACTTTAATTTATGGCATGAGCACTTCAAGTGACAAATGAGTGGTCCATTGAAAACTATGTCGATTAACGGTGTGGGATGGAGCGCCTTTCTATGCGCTTCTCATAAAAGGCAGTTAATGGCTCGCGAAAAACACTTGAACCTTGAACCAATTGGTCTCTTGATCGAGTTTCGCTGAACTTGGACTTTACTCACGAATCAATCAGCGAGTAATGTAATTCAATTGAAATCTGATGGCCACAAGATGCGCGATTTCTTGGCAATTGCTGGGCACTGATCTGATTTGCCACCACACCCgcattccttgtggcaaagcattaaaatcaaattaacCCAAATAACCGACAAGTGAAGGAGGGGAGATTTCCCATTACCATATCCACTTTTCCAAGATACAAATCAAATGAATTGAAAAGTCAGAGCCGCGAGACAAAGTCGTTCGATGGGCAAATGGGGTGGAGAGTGTGGGCCATGTATACAGTGCAGATGTGATTATATTGTATCTACATAGGTATATCTTTCTGTGGGCGCATTGAGGCGCAGCCAGCTGAGTGCACTCGATGCCGGTCCAGGGCAATCAATCCGGATGATTGAAAAGCCCACCTCCACATCGCCACAAAACAATTCAATTTGGCCGCAACAATGTGCAATTTGCGATTAAATGTGCAGCCAAAGAGATTAAACTGCACCACAAGAGGCAACATTGAAGCTTAGCCGCAAGCGTTTTGTAGTTCTCATCTGCCACTGCTCCAATTTCTTTCTGCCATCCACGTCAATCAGAGTCACCATCAAGATCATCATCACTTGACACACAAAGGGCATCTGACTGTGACTTGCTGGCTCCTCAATTCGCTGAGCTTGTTCCGCTGATGAGAAGCCATTGTGGGTGCTCACATAATATTTAAGATCTGGCTTTTGTCCACCTGAGAGCACGTGCCGGTAAAATTAATAGGTTTATCAGAAACAAACTCTATAAATAAACTCTTCAGGAATGTTCCTTAAAACCATGTTTTTAAATCCTAACACTTTGTTTCATTGAAATTCGAAAATTGGTTTTGgcacaacaaaaaaataataaaatatcttCTGTTCCGAAGAATTTTACAAAAAGATGTTCATACCCAAAAATAGTTTCGTaactttttataaatacatgAGTATTATTCAATCAAAATCGTATATCACATATTTATTAATCTTCAGTTGCATTCTATATACTCGTATAATAACATTTATCAACTGATTCGTGACATTAAAGACACTCCCCCAAAACAAGCACACAATTCCTGAGGCGTGTGCTGCAATCAATCGACACTTTTCGATGGGATTTCGGGACCATCGAAATTTTCAACACTCGAAACTAATCAAGCGTTGAAATGTGGAAATCGTAACGAGGAATTGTGAGATCATTGTGCAAGATCTGGGCGGGGCGACGTATAGTGTATAAAATCAACTGAGTAAATATTATCGGATGTGGCACAGATCTCGTGAGTCGTTCGTACTTTGTTTATGTTCGAGAACCAAAATAAACCATTCGGGCTTCCTCCAACTATAAATAGTTGGGCCGGCCTGTGTTATTAGCTGCCACCCGTCAAAATAAAATGTCTGAGAGAATTTTTCGCATGAAAGATTCATTTGCCGCGACTTCAGAATGCATTTTCTGTCGACTCCGAAATCATCTATTTTTTCCAAGTTAATCAGATGTGCGGAATTCTCTGTTTACACAGTGGGTTAATTAGATGTGGAGGTTTCTCTGCTCCCCGATGAGGTTCTTTTGTGTTCCTCCGGCTTTCTGCATATTAAAATGTGTGTGGATTTAAGAGGGAGCCGTACCAAAGCCCAGAGTAAACAGACTTCTTTGGGCGACTGAGCTCTTCTAACCAAATGCAAACACACCCGTGACTCTCTGACTTTGAATGCACTTGAAGCATTTTGAAAGCGACGACGACGAAGTGACAACAAGTTGTCTGCATATTATGTGCTATATAGCATGCTGCGGAATCTCAAGGTGCAGTTGGTgggccaaagccaaagccagaGTCTAAGTAACAAGTCAAGTGCAGCTGCTCAAAGTCGTTTTTGTGTGTTTCTGTTTGAGCCAGACAACAAACAACAAGAAGCTATAAAAGCGGAGACACGAAAGTGAAAATTTGTAGCATTCATTGCGTGTTTTCGTCGAAAGAAAGTTGAAGGCCGTTAAGCTGGTGATAAAATAGAGCTGTTTGTTTGCTTATAGACTGCCAAATATTTCAAACATTTTAGGTAACCCATGAATCTTATCTTAGCCGCGAAATTCCTCGTATTTCGTTGGCTATTTAAGGTCTTGGTAACGCCACAAAAAGCTATACTCTATTGATATTGAATTTTCAAACTCGGTCTTTAAGGtctttctttttaatgaaatttttttaGACTTCAGATTATAATGCTACGTTCATCTTTCCTAAGAATGCACCCTTATATTTACTACctataaaatacatttatggACACTTTTACGATATATGTAGATATAAATCTATAAATAAAACCGGTTCCATATATCACAGACACGAGTCAAGTGGCGCTCCAACCGCAGTCAAGGCAATCTTGGAAAAAGAAATACAAGCTTAATTTTCATTTCCTCATTTGCAATCTTTTTCCATTCCGGACCAGGCTTATCAGtcgttataaaaataaaatattaagtaGCAAATGCATTAAGCTATATGTATGTGTCGCAGCAATTTTAATGCATGTGTAGTAGATGGACATATTCCCCAAGCCCGAATTTTATTCTATGCAATAACATGAAAAGCTTTTTGCTTAAACCTTCCCCCAGTATTTAAACAGGTGTTGACTCATTGGACAAGCTGTCAGCTGCATAAATAATGCATTAGACCCGCCTCCAGGCTCGGAAAAAACCCTATGGAGAGCCAAATGGCTCCAACAGGGCCTGGGGTTTCATTAAAATCTggcagttaacattttttacatAATGTAAACCGCACGAAAGCAATCACAAAGGGGTTCCTTCACCTCGATATGACGTGATATGGTGGGGAAACAAAGGAGAGAGGTGAGGGGCCTCTTCCCGGTTCCCGAAACATTTCTTATAAATTGCCACCAAATTGGCGTGCTCAGCATTGTGGCTGTGCGTGGTACGCCTCATTTCCTGTTGCAACAATTTGCATTAATGGGGTCTTTCCTCAGATCCAGTTCAAAATCACCCCATCTGGCAATGGATCTAGTATTGCGTTGCAACTTTCAGTCCTATTCAATTGACGGAGCGCGATGAAATGGAAAGTTAAGATCCCTTT
This genomic interval carries:
- the LOC119550771 gene encoding PP2C-like domain-containing protein CG9801, which codes for MPSLRQKVTTYFRQLSFIAEPREGRRRASEHEDDDGSFITKYLEGRMQRQFVEGPEIYNGQNPTDMPVLKLNPYEAGTCSITAACTGPDEGLTGIKRSKLHLSTSFADDIDFIDTQQENDDCYGVRKSSPPVQPATQNSTRLTSKFGRPPSASRRQSSTEQPSGSAPASGMRSRKNSKSSIANLAAASTGGDVGKVNNNDQNNKNLLNAKTEASTDGDSNSERERLLLEAVSNQAGSASAPLIAGVENWRMECEFAYGISVSLYETNMLTKEPMGNPIADCYGMVVRGDSAAMALADGVNWGDGARLAARSAVHGCLDYLDRAVFGQALECRATTTQEVFVSLLRSLWEGHGCILEVGGALSTLTIAVVLPLDGAPGKYVVCSCNVGDSLGYVYSKKHGVRELTQASHDISSMRDMRDALGALGPADGNKPELSNLTFSMTCIESGDIVFLTSDGISDNFDPVVGKFAEAWTPDVKLQTAGQGKPGSLAPKRQNKSASAIYARLHPSTPPTRPARQSKASSPPSNAPSRPKYMRSQTLIEPRQGLASPPPPAVALQRIPKSISGLPLVTGPQRHALTLYRLEDLLSYGINGTFSPCVSARRLCHLLIDFVRMITSARRKTLEQRELFYKLSTGPDGAKREVQLNRMQHRAARKRVVDSSAFVALPGKLDHATVMAYTVGGGEDHNNGNDNGDGGALSPVLQSKEFKETNF
- the LOC119550764 gene encoding VPS35 endosomal protein sorting factor-like — protein: MANLEWVCVPRCYEVRKNRLAGQATLDHPLKQQTVTVVDSNPLSRALEGTDPLTQFARQDEELNDPLSQIVSEFDLKTKRRERDRTEPEDNTLQWSSRRLGILNRFTTNEKLSLSTSFLVASGSLDGGSESIKAQTVVADKTKYRLEQLDHFDDGSMRHMMDLTQQEYIQRFEQLKQELIQSWHNDQRVKALKIAIQCAKMLADTTVLQFYPSQYVLITDILDVFGKLVYDRLRAKASGDPSSSAATLEREREAARDTCQNWFYKIASIRELLPRLYLELSIFKCYEFLSSSREEYERILQRLTHQLRGIADPLVSSYARCYLVRMGVTLTPSKTYIRESFSDLFLIYPQIFRFVARFNLHPEIVTASSYLQLYAPAFDYMLLCLVHKCELHTQDMLNECKQLKNNGAILMSILSSFKAEFIATNALEFIEVINASETPGISKSQLLRSLGSCVSSCAPLQEQRVSFLKAAFETINKLTYPNEYINCVETWAVFVSQYFTIHEVNRLLGELNARMCLGKAYEKHYSQLQNILTRIMQNYRSIELLLIQPNFLPYLDLFQKESVKVEVCKNILSFYKQNSEEYTCDAVVTNALMYIGKILNDSVNALSVEDERRQISQLINVFIHKVHFGRDLEQQLSFYVEARGTFSNLDAVYVTLVHAACKLATRNRSKSTGFIKACIAYCFITIPSIGAVQQQMNLYLLCGQLALQHLCLGQADACFEAALQLVNDLPAATVDFDGKPRSLERFLVSYMCNVLATLIVVPDSPEQGVLYFLRLLLEVVGRHEFKPDSTAPSIIYLHSLDMLYVQSLEKFPYHIEGVVSNDDLYGHDPKFLQEVNNLCAQVVDAILLQLKALRVAQQQRSQAELALELFLRIVRYADLERETIAQLAVNLWLLANKAQSQLDVKTLPQTLRSVEIVYKQIKDASPTRAQAIAKLLLRMRNS